Proteins found in one Crassostrea angulata isolate pt1a10 chromosome 3, ASM2561291v2, whole genome shotgun sequence genomic segment:
- the LOC128178315 gene encoding membrane protein FAM174-like has protein sequence MVSGCVYFFSVLVFCSIFSTLPGVDAGNDRSTPASTSVAPDTTLTVNTTAVAPLTSTSNDTVKEKTIMETIKDNKDMLMRAFYVLIGVTAIVVIYFGVRAWRLRRKRNKTKKYGLISGRGADYEMAPLDADDDDDDEDTTVFEMNRRKK, from the exons ATGGTTTCGGGGTGCGTTTATTTTTTTTCGGTTTTAGTTTTCTGTTCAATATTCTCCACTCTGCCAGGTGTTGATGCTGGCAATGATCGCAGTACCCCAGCGTCGACGTCGGTGGCGCCAGACACAACGTTGACCGTTAACACGACGGCAGTGGCTCCTCTTACGAGCACCAGCAATGACACGGTGAAGGAGAAGACAATAATGGAAACCATAAAAGATAACAAGGATATGTTGATGAGGGCGTTCTACGTCCTGATAGGAGTCACTGCTATTGTTGTGATTTACTTCGGCGTCAGAGCCTGGAG gTTGAGAAGGAAACGCAACAAGACAAAGAAATACGGTTTGATATCTGGTCGTGGGGCAGATTATGAGATGGCACCACTAGAtgctgatgatgatgatgacgacgaaGATACAACTGTTTTTGAGATGAACAGAAGAAAAAAGTGA